The following coding sequences are from one Perognathus longimembris pacificus isolate PPM17 chromosome 13, ASM2315922v1, whole genome shotgun sequence window:
- the LOC125362421 gene encoding NADH-cytochrome b5 reductase 2, with the protein MNQPGPAGLAEGSGGMEGSCREDGRAPDPTLLLAVTVIGVTALLFALKNKNCKKKGPITLQDCDTKYSLPLIEKEQISHNTRRFRFGLPSPYHILGLPVGNYVHLLAKIGDDMVVRAYTPVSSDDDQGYVDLIIKVYFKNAHPQHPEGGKMTQYLENMKIGDTILFRGPTGSLFYRGPGSIGIKPYPSCKPEKKTFRQLGMIAGGSGITPMLQLIRHITKNPHDKTKISLLFANQTEDDILMRKELDEIARTRVDQFSVWYTLDRPPVDWKYSSGYITAEMIKEHLPPPGKYTFILVCGPSAMVQSAVQPNLEHLGYTKDMIFTY; encoded by the exons GTGGGATGGAGGGCAGTTGCAGGGAGGATGGCCGAGCCCCT GACCCGACCCTGCTGCTGGCCGTCACTGTCATCGGGGTCACAGCGCTCCTGTTTGCACTAAAGAACAAGAACTGCAAGAAGAAAGGTCCTATCACCTTACAGGACTGCGACACCAAGTACTCGCTACCCTTGATTGAGAAGGAG CAAATCAGCCACAACACCCGGAGGTTCCGCTTTGGACTGCCCTCGCCCTATCATATCTTAGGGCTTCCTGTAG GTAACTATGTCCATCTCTTGGCCAAAATTGGTGATGATATGGTGGTCAGGGCTTATACCCCCGTCTCCAGTGATGATGACCAAGGCTACGTGGACTTAATTATAAAG GTCTACTTCAAAAACGCCCACCCGCAGCATCCGGAAGGGGGCAAAATGACTCAGTACTTGGAGAACATGAAAATTGGGGACACCATCCTTTTTCGGGGACCAACTGGGTCTTTGTTCTACCGTGGGCCAG GGAGCATTGGCATCAAACCATATCCATCATGCAAGCCTGAAAAGAAAACGTTCCGTCAACTGGGAATGATTGCCGGGGGCTCAG GCATCACGCCCATGCTGCAGCTCATTCGCCACATCACCAAGAACCCTCACGACAAGACCAAGATATCCCTCCTCTTTGCCAACCAG ACAGAGGACGACATCTTGATGAGAAAGGAGCTTGACGAGATCGCCAGGACTCGCGTGGACCAGTTCAGCGTGTGGTACACCCTGGACAGGCCCCCTGTCG ACTGGAAGTACAGCTCGGGCTACATTACCGCTGAAATGATCAAGGAACACCTCCCTCCCCCTGGAAAGTACACGTTCATCCTGGTGTGTGGGCCCTCAGCCATGGTCCAATCAGCTGTTCAGCCCAACCTGGAGCACCTGGGTTACACCAAGGACATGATCTTCACCTACTAA